In Chitinibacter sp. FCG-7, the genomic stretch TAAGCCAGCACCACCCATTGCACGGCTTGAAAAGAGGCTGCAAAAGCCTGCGCCAGCGCGGGCAAGCCCACATTGGCAATGCTGATGCCCAGCGAGGCCAGCAGGGTAGATAGCGCCAATGCCAGCTGGGCTGCGGCCAAGTGGTGTGCCGACTGGTGTGCGGGTTGGGGGGCGCATTGGTGGGGCGACTGGTGGATAGGGGCGGGTATCGCGTTGGGTGCAGAATCAGGCGTACTCATGATGAGCTCTCCGGTGGCTGGCTGATGGCTATAACCTTATCCGCCCGCCACAGCAGGCGGAAGGCGCATGGTTTGCACTTGATCCGTGCGTCTGGCGCTATCTTTGGGTGTTGTGCCGCCGCTGGCGGGATTAGAATAGGCGCATGACACCACCTGATTTCAATTTGCTGATTACGCTGGATGCCTTGCTCAGCGAGGGTAGCGTGGCGAGTGCGGCACGCCGCCTGCATTTAAGCCCGTCGGCCATGAGCCGCGCGCTGGCGCGCCTGCGCGACACCACGGGCGATCCTTTGCTGGTGCGCTCCGGTCGCGGCATGGTGCCCACCCCCAGGGCTTTGCAGCTGCGCGAATCGGTGGCCGATCTGGTACAGCAAGTCGAGTCCGCCTTGCGCCCGGCCACCGCGCCGGATCTGCACACGCTAACGCGGACATTTGCGCTGCGCTGCAGCGATGGCTTTGTGGAAAATTTCGGCCCCGCCTTGCTGGCGCGGCTGCATGCGCAAGCGCCCGGCGTGCGGCTGCGCTTTGTGCAGAAATCCGATCTGAACGACAGCGCATTGCAGCAGGGGCGTGTTGATCTGGAAACCGGCGTGGTCACCGTCCACACGCGCCCCGATCTGCGCACCCGCGCGCTATTTCGTGATCATTTTGTTGGCGTGGTGCGGCTGGGGCATGCTTTGAGCCAGCAGGACATCACGCCGCAGCGCTACGCTGCCGGGCAGCATATTCTGGTCTCGCGGCGCGAGCAGGAAACCGGGCTGGTTGATGAAGCGCTGCAGCTGCTGGGGCTGAGCCGGCAGATTGCCTGCTTTGTGGGCGGTTTTGCCACCGCGCTGGCGCTGGTGCGCGATTCCGATCTGATCACCGCCGTGCCCGAGCGCCACACCCGCCAGCTGCGCGCCGGGTTGCATACTTTTGCACTGCCAGTTGCGCTGCCGCAGATCACCGTGTCGATGCAATGGCACCCGCGCATGGATGCCGATCCGGCGCATCGCTGGC encodes the following:
- a CDS encoding LysR family transcriptional regulator; this translates as MTPPDFNLLITLDALLSEGSVASAARRLHLSPSAMSRALARLRDTTGDPLLVRSGRGMVPTPRALQLRESVADLVQQVESALRPATAPDLHTLTRTFALRCSDGFVENFGPALLARLHAQAPGVRLRFVQKSDLNDSALQQGRVDLETGVVTVHTRPDLRTRALFRDHFVGVVRLGHALSQQDITPQRYAAGQHILVSRREQETGLVDEALQLLGLSRQIACFVGGFATALALVRDSDLITAVPERHTRQLRAGLHTFALPVALPQITVSMQWHPRMDADPAHRWLRNVLAEVCGEPDAS